The DNA region ACACTATGGGATATTTAAATAGTAAGAAATTTGTTAAATTGAGATATAAAAACAGTTTAGGAACAGATCTTGAGATAGGTTTGCCACAGGGGCATAAATGGATAGGGGGATCTGAAAAATCTAAATCAGGTGTGGAATTTATAGCAAATATGCCAACAGAAGAGATATTTACTCTACCAGATAAATATAAAGTAAATGGTGTTGTATATTCAAGTAAACCTCTTATATTTGGAGGAAGTAAGATAGACAATTTTAAACTTGTATTTAAAGATGGAAAAATCGTAGATTTTTCAGCAGAAGTAGGAGAAGAGGTATTGGAAAAAGTTCTTACAATAGATAAGAATTCTAAATATCTTGGAGAGGTTGCCTTAGTTCCTTATGATTCACCAATATCAAAATCAGGAAAAGTATTTTACAATACTCTGTATGATGAAAATGCTTCATGTCACTTAGCTGTGGGAAGTGCATATCCTGTATGTCTTGAAGGTGCAGAAAAAATGAGCGATAAAGAGTTGGAAGAAAAAGGTGTGAATATTTCAATGAATCATGTGGATTTTATGATTGGAACTAAAGACCTTGAAATAGTGGGAATAGAGCCAGATGGAACAGAGGTTCAGATTATGATGGATGGAAATTTTGTATTTACACTGTAAGATAAAAGAAGTATAATATAAGTCCTTGGCAGGGGAGTAACACAGTTAGAGGGAAAACAAAAAGTGGAAGATTAATCCTCCACTTGGTTGTTACCCTCTAATTTTTTTACAAATTCAGCTAATATTTCAGCACATTCGTCAATTGTTTCATATTTAAAAGAAAGAGCATATTCATGTTTTTCAATACTTACACTGTATAATGGATCATAGTATTGTTTTATTAAAAGTTCTGAAAGTTCTCTTAATTTTTTCTCTTCCAGTAAATCAAGATAGATTT from Fusobacterium sp. DD2 includes:
- a CDS encoding aminopeptidase gives rise to the protein MKKNIEKYAQLIIKKGINIQKDQILVISAPVVTYDFTRQLVEEAYKAGAKEVIVHWGDEVVEKYRYAYASDEVFDIFPNWKKESVDYYRKKGAAFLSIYAEDPEILKDVDKTRIARNKKARGLALKEYYEAIMGNSNQWCVVSIPTTPWAKAIFPNESKEKAVEKLWTLIFKIMRVDKDDPVHEWDRHLQNFRDTMGYLNSKKFVKLRYKNSLGTDLEIGLPQGHKWIGGSEKSKSGVEFIANMPTEEIFTLPDKYKVNGVVYSSKPLIFGGSKIDNFKLVFKDGKIVDFSAEVGEEVLEKVLTIDKNSKYLGEVALVPYDSPISKSGKVFYNTLYDENASCHLAVGSAYPVCLEGAEKMSDKELEEKGVNISMNHVDFMIGTKDLEIVGIEPDGTEVQIMMDGNFVFTL